The Arachis ipaensis cultivar K30076 chromosome B03, Araip1.1, whole genome shotgun sequence region taaaaaaaatgatcaCCGTCTATTCTTCATCTTCGTTGCAAGTCTCTATTTAATTATCCCTCACCTAAGGTAACACACACTACTAGAAATAGGATTTTTTCGACGGATTTTGAgacgaaattgaaataaatttcgaaTAAATTAgagacaatttttttttcaaacaaaattGGGACGAAATTTTTTTTGTCCCAAAAAGCCTTGTTTCTAATTTACATTTTGTCCGAAATTtcgttcaaaatttttttcagacGATTTTGTGACAGATTTTGAATATGCATTTATCTGCTAGACAGATTAACCAACATAAAGACAACAtatttcagacaaatttcaaacataaaaatatttctttttagacaaatttaaaaaaaaaaatatacattatttcaaaaaaatttctaacgaatttagtcaaatataacaAATTTTTCTCGAACAAATTTTAGACGaatcaaatatttcttttcaactaaattttagacaaatttaatttaaaagaatttacgtatttgaaacaaatttcatacaaaacaaaaaattattttcgcacaaattttctacaaatttaatataatatttcaaataattttcatacaaaataatttgctatttaatagataaatattttagaaaataaattgcatTCGATCTGCTTTCTATATTAAGATCATCataatcatttttttttcatattacatcATCGAAATTATAAACACATAATAAATTCATGAAAAAGCCAATTACCATAAAagagttaaaaaatatttattattaaaatatttgttcataaatgtaatcaaactaaaataaaaaaaaataatcaaactaaaacaaaaaaaaaacctttaAAAAGGTCAAATATCATGAATAAAATCAAATGTACTAACTAATTCCCCTAAAAAATTCTTTAATCTAAATCAACAAAAACATATACTCCAGACATCAATCACTCATGTTATCATCCTCGTCATCACTAGAGCATGTCCCAAGCTCATCATCCGCAAGAACAAACATGGTTGAAGAAAGTGGAAAATTCAACTTTTTATACAAAGCATGAAGTGTCTTTTCAGTAGAACCAGTTCTTTTCTGTTGAGCTTTTAGTTGACATCCTTGATCCTTTAACTTATGGTCAGCATCATTCAACTTAACATTTTCCTCTTCATTGATCATTTCTTGCTCCTTTGCTTTTTCTTTCCACATGTGAAgttcttgctcaatatttagaTTGTCTTTAGATGTCTTTAAGCAATTTCTGGAATCCAACTTTGAAGAGAGATCTAAACCAAAAGAACCTAAGCCAAAAACAgctttatttttttcctttgtcacaacttcgttcCAAATAGTGTAATCATCTGGTATATCTAGGCCTTCCTTAGATGCCTCAACATCTTCCTCGTTATCCAAGGATAAAGCTACTTGAGAAAGTTCTATCTTTCGCTTTTTGAATTCGTCCTACAAAACCAACTCATTTTAATCACAACTAAATATGCCATGAACAAATACTAACATAtagtgaaaattatttttgaaaacaacaAAAGAAGAACAAACTAGCATCACATACAATGACTTTCTCAGATCTTTCATCAATCCAACTTTTATCCTTTTTGGTGTGGCATTTAGCATGAACCTCCTCTAGAGAAGGTTTTACTCCCATAACTTTCTCCTATAATATAATAGTTTTAATCgataggaaaaaaaaaagaataagaaaacatTGCACATAATAAGAACAAGActaaaattaaactatttttttcTTACTATTCTACGTGCATGTTCACCCATAGATATGGAACCACCAGTATGCATGGAACTTCCAGCATTTGATGCTCGATTCACAGTATTTGCTGCTCCAGTTCTTAAAATGCGGATCTGTAGCCTAATAATGTAATAGTTGATGCCAAACAAGTTCAAGAATATATTTTGGTACATAGTTAGGATCTTTTGAATAATTGAGTCTCTCCTGATTCATCAACCCTCTTAATCGAGCACTCCCTTTAATCTCAAAAATTTGACGAATCCTTACATTGTGTTGAGGTTCCCACATACAATATttctataaaagaaaacaaacataTACAACATATTTGAAAGAAAAACGGATGGTGAATTACTCTGTATTAATAGTTCAACTTCTAAATGGCTGCAAGATAAACTGGATTCGTTGTCAATTGATTTGAAACCTGAATTGAAGCACTCAACAAGTAAGTCTTGATGCGgtatatatatatgacttttaTTTCATGGTTATTGCTAAGTGGTTCATTCGAAACATTCCAAAAGTTTTCCATTCTAATTTGCTTATAGATGATTTAAAGAAAGTTAGAGACTCTTCACTTGCTCCTTGGACTGATCTTTTAGATGACCCAAAGCACTGATCTTTTAGATGACCCAAAGCAGTGGACTGATTACCGTGACAGCAAACGTGATGGGCAGGTAGTTATTGCAGTCTCATACCTTTTGGTTTTTCCCCTGCTGACTAATTTAATTGGAAGAACTTATAATTATGCTTACTTTGCAGGTGAATCCTAGGTTCCCTGACTTCAAACGCAAGGATGGGAACGGTGCCCTATGGCTTAACAACGCTCCAAAGTGCGTTTTATCTAGACTCGAAGAACTGAAATTTGATGTTCCAGCTGTAAAATCAAAACAAGCAAAGGACTTTAAAGGTATATTACATATGAAGACCTTCATACACATTATACATAGAATTGTGATTCTTGTGATTTTTGGGTTCTCCAACTTGAGATTCCTCCTCATTTccattttgtttgttttataaACGTATGTTTGATTGAACCTATGTTCTTGGTTTAGGTGATGAGCCCTGGAATGATTTGGTCAATAACCCTACTAAATGGTGGGATAACAGAATAGATAAGGTAAGTAGAGTCTACTTCCACAGGTTCTTTACCAGGCTTAACTAGATATTGTTGATCgagtttttctttttctattttaatcatCAGAGGAATCCAAAAGCTCCTGACTTTAAGCACAAAGAAACTGGTGAAGTGCTCTGGCTTAATGATTCTCCTAGTTGGGTGTTATCAAAGTTGCCACCCGTGAAGCCAAAAGAAAGCTTAGAATTTGGTAGGAAGAAACTAGTTTCATGAGCTTAGAAACAGAAACAGAGGATGAAGATTCATTCAACCTAGTTGTATGTAATTAATTACTTTATGCTTTTTTAAAGTTCCTGTTATTCTGCTTCGCGTTGAATGGTAATTTTGATGAGGCAGATATATTTGCTGTTCTTATTATGTGCAAAAGCAATTTTCATCAGATTTTTTTTTAGACTTCTTTCTATCCACTACTCTATGCGAATCATGCCTCAATTTAACATAGAAATTTTGACTTAGAGTTCAGGATTTAAGGTAATTTCAATCATTTTTCATCAAGCATATAATATTGCCTTGCAGTTTGCACTAAAGAGAATACATTTTTGTTAAGTAAAAAATTAAACCGATAAAAAGCTATGGCCTGCTGTTTTCTAACATGTTTGATAAAATCATATTACGTGTTAATAAGTCAGATATAGATGTCTTAGgattaataactttttttttattatgactGATGATTTATGAAGGAATCatgcttttatatttttattctcacTTTGAAGATGGAATTAGCCAACACAGATGAAAGTTGTGAATTCAGAATTTGAAGGTCTTATCATACAACACATTGGGAACGAAGGACCAATGGAAATGTCTGTTTACAGTGTGCAGTTTACATAATTCGTGAAAGTTAGGAGATCACAGAAGTGAACAAACATACTGATAACGAAGCCAATGACTATATTAAACACTGTTGTTTGATTAATTTTGTAAatataaccaaaaacaataagagAAACCAGAGAATGTCTCTTGTTTCTTGAGACTTGAAATGCATGTAACTTTACAAGAGTAATGCTGAAGAACCAAAAGCAACAGATCAAGATTCATGAGCAACATATTCAACAAGCTAAACTTTTTAAACATTATTGAAATTGATATTGAAAACAGGAAAAGCatgcataaataaaaagaaaaaaacaacaaTTCAAGCTGGCAGAGGATGCACAAAAATTAGCAAGCAAATTAACAATGAACAAAAATGAGTAACAAACAAATTAACAAGCCATTTAATCtttatggtagctacaacatataaatCAAATGCAAAGCATCACATAGGCATTCAATCAAACATGTGGTGTGCAATTCAGAAATTCAGCATAATCAATCAATTTTCAGCAGCGTTCAATCCATAACCGCCATAATCCAACACTTGCAACTTAACAAAGATCTAATAAACTAATCCTAACCTATCTTAACCACTTAAATCCACTAACAACATGcaaattctaactaactaactaattaaagaAAATAGACTGGAAAGCAGAGCAAAGAGAGAACCTGAGGTGATGACTAGGGTTCTTGAAGCAAAGGAAGGGGAGAAGAATGCAGTGGTACTATGTTATTGCCACTGCTGGAGGTGCGGTGACAATGACGCCAAAAAGGAGGAGCTGGGCTGAGCTCCTAGTTGCAAAGGGAGAAGACGAACGTCGCTGAATGAGGGTGGGAAAAGAGATTTTTTGTTCGAATCTAGAGGGTGGAGGTCGCCTCAGGTGCGGTGTTTGAGGCTGGCGGGGGTGCGGGTTCGGAGACCGGCGGAGGCTCCCACATGCAGGAGGCAGAGCGGTTGTTCGCGAGTGAGAGCTGTTACCTGGAGTCCGAGTAACGATGGTGGAGGTGGTCTCAGGTGCGAGAGTGGAGGCTGGAACGGTGGCTGTCTGAGAACAGAGGTTCGAAGGTCTGAGAGAGTGAGGGTTGTAGCGTTGAGCGCGAAGCACGAGCGGCGACCACACAGGAGGCAGAGCACGTAAAAGGAGGGAGAAGGAGAGCTTGTAACAATGTTTATAACAGTAAGTCCTACATCGATGGAGAAAAGATAGATAATAATGTTTATAAAACCACTTACACGAATAATGGCTAGCCGAGTTAGGTAACTCTAACTTGTAACCCAAGTGGGGGCTGTTTGGTGATGGAACATAGCTCTACCTCGCCAGGCTGGCTTCACAGAGCAGCAACAACTGCGGGCCTCCAACGGCGGATGGATTACAAGCCCAGCTCTTGAACCATCACTTTTTGGGCCTAGTTTGGTTCTGCTACTTCACAATTCTCTGAGTCCTGACTCCTAAACTCAGGGGCACTGCGCCAGGCTGGCTTCACAGAGCAGCAACAACTGCGGGCCTCCAACGGCGGATGGATTACAAGCCCAGCTCTTGAACCATCACTTTTTGGGCCTAGTTTGGTTCTGCTACTTCACAATTCTCTGAGTCCTGACTCCTAAACTCAGGGGCACTGCGCCAGGCTGGCTTCACAGAGCAGCAACAACTGCGGGCCTCCAACGGCGGATGGATTACAAGCCCAGCTCTTGAACCATCACTTTTTGGGCCTAGTTTGGTTCTGCTACTTCACAATTCTCTGAGTCCTGACTCCTAAACTCAGGGGCACTGCGCCAGGCTGGCTTCACAGAGCAGCAACAACTGCGGGCCTCCAACGGCGGATGGATTACAAGCCCAGCTCTTGAACCATCACTTTTTGGGCCTAGTTTGGTTCTGCTACTTCACAATTCTCTGAGTCCTGACTCCTAAACTCAGGGGCACTGCGCCAGGCTGGCTTCACAGAGCAGCAACAACTGCGGGCCTCCAACGGCGGATGGATTACAAGCCCAGCTCTTGAACCATCACTTTTTGGGCCTAGTTTGGTTCTGCTACTTCACAATTCTCTGAGTCCTGACTCCTAAACTCAGGGGCACTGCGCCAGGCTGGCTTCACAGAGCAGCAACAACTGCGGGCCTCCAACGGCGGATGGATTACAAGCCCAGCTCTTGAACCATCACTTTTTGGGCCTAGTTTGGTTCTGCTACTTCACAATTCTCTGAGTCCTGACTCCTAAACTCAGGGGCACTGCGCCAGGCTGGCTTCACAGAGCAGCAACAACTGCGGGCCTCCAACGGCGGATGGATTACAAGCCCAGCTCTTGAACCATCACTTTTTGGGCCTAGTTTGGTTCTGCTACTTCACAATTCTCTGAGTCCTGACTCCTAAACTCAGGGGCACTGCGCCAGGCTGGCTTCACAGAGCAGCAACAACTGCGGGCCTCCAACGGCGGATGGATTACAAGCCCAGCTCTTGAACCATCACTTTTTGGGCCTAGTTTGGTTCTGCTACTTCACAATTCTCTGAGTCCTGACTCCTAAACTCAGGGGCACTGCGCCAGGCTGGCTTCACAGAGCAGCAACAACTGCGGGCCTCCAACGGCGGATGGATTACAAGCCCAGCTCTTGAACCATCACTTTTTGGGCCTAGTTTGGTTCTGCTACTTCACAATTCTCTGAGTCCTGACTCCTAAACTCAGGGGCACTGCGCCAGGCTGGCTTCACAGAGCAGCAACAACTGCGGGCCTCCAACGGCGGATGGATTACAAGCCCAGCTCTTGAACCATCACTTTTTGGGCCTAGTTTGGTTCTGCTACTTCACAATTCATATACTCCTTTCACAtaataacaagaaaaaaaatttttgtcctAAAGAATAAGTGTCCAAAAATTATTTGGTTTGTGTTTAATTTTTTCACATAGTAACAACTCACATGCATGAGGTAATGCCATGGTAATCCTAGTCtgcaccatcataaacaatacaaCATACATGTTAACATTAATAATATAACGATTCatcataaattaattttaaaaggaAAAGAGTGAAACATAGTACTAACCAGAAGGTATCCAATGAAAAATGTGAGAAGGGCGAGAGTGGCAGTGAAATTTTCGTACAATTGGGAGGTCCAAGCAGACACTGCAATGACAGAGATGGAGGCAATGCTAACCCCAGAGAGGAAGCAAATTGAGCTAGTTATATCTAAGTCTACAATTGGCTCCATTTCAAGTCTCTTAAACAGTGACCAGGTGTCTTGGGATGCAGCTACAAAACCTTTACTATAGGCAGCTATCTGTTAACATAACATCAATTCAAATAAACCATGTCTTAgtcatattaaataaatatatgatttcTATGGCCATACATGTTAAAGTAACAATTTCAATTCTAATAGCCCCAAATTGCTTACCAACATTATTTAACACTATCAATATTTTGATGAAGCAAATAGTTTAGTAGTTTTATGTACCTGAACACAGTGgtggaacttgaaacaaaatttagGTACACGAATAATGGCTAGCCGAGTTAGGTAACTCTAACTTGTAACCCAAGTGGGGGCTGTTTGGTGATGGAACATAGCTCTACCTCGCCAGGCTGGCTTCACAGAGCAGCAACAACTGCGGGGCCTCCAACGGCGGATGGATTACAAGCCCAGCTCTTGAACCATCACTTTTTGGGCCTAGTT contains the following coding sequences:
- the LOC107629677 gene encoding uncharacterized protein LOC107629677; this translates as MYQNIFLNLFGINYYIIRLQIRILRTGAANTVNRASNAGSSMHTGGSISMGEHARRIEKVMGVKPSLEEVHAKCHTKKDKSWIDERSEKVIDEFKKRKIELSQVALSLDNEEDVEASKEGLDIPDDYTIWNEVVTKEKNKAVFGLGSFGLDLSSKLDSRNCLKTSKDNLNIEQELHMWKEKAKEQEMINEEENVKLNDADHKLKDQGCQLKAQQKRTGSTEKTLHALYKKLNFPLSSTMFVLADDELGTCSSDDEDDNMSD
- the LOC107629678 gene encoding protein OSB2, chloroplastic-like, with the protein product MTQSTDLLDDPKQWTDYRDSKRDGQVNPRFPDFKRKDGNGALWLNNAPKCVLSRLEELKFDVPAVKSKQAKDFKGDEPWNDLVNNPTKWWDNRIDKRNPKAPDFKHKETGEVLWLNDSPSWVLSKLPPVKPKESLEFGRKKLVS